Within the Cryptococcus neoformans var. neoformans B-3501A chromosome 1, whole genome shotgun sequence genome, the region CAACATGGCTACAATGTACGTTCCTCACCTCATAAGAGTCCGCGCTTACGCCCGCACAGGTCTGGGTAGACTCTATACCAGCAGGAACAAACGAGTATTCGCTCTACATACGACAACCAGCAGGCTTACAGTTCATACTTACCGTATGGGGGGCGTCCGGTATCACCTATGCTGCGACTACAGATGTTATGAGTAAGACATTTTCCGCCGTTCATGCTAGCCATGGCTAACGTATCTCAAGCTGTCGGCGCACCAGCCACTGGCGCCCAATCTTGCTTCATGACCGACGCTCAGATTCTTTCTCTctactccttctctttcaatctGACAACTGTCGACGGCAGTGACTACCCGCCCCAATGTTCGAATATCTCCGTGTCATGGCCCACTTCTCTGGAATCAAACGTCACGTCGGATGTCGCCAAGCGAACTTCTGTACacgaggtggaggaagatatTGAAAATATTGAAATTGACATCCACTTGGACGAATTTGCCGCTTCGTCAAGTGAACATTCCGGCAACACCACAGCGCCTCCAACACTCTTTGGCGTCATCCCATTGGGCAACTCGTTTTCGATTCCCATCACATTCCCCAGAAATTCTTCCTTTGCATCGCATCTCCCCGAATCGTCTCTTTCCGACAGCCCTACCACCTATACTTCTCATGGCACGACGCACCTTAACTGGACAGTTGATATGGCGAAGGGCACAAGATTTATTCTTGTGGCAGGTATAGGCAGTGCCGAACAGTGGGCCAGTGGAGGGTCAAGTAGGATGTTTACTGTGGGGCAGGGTACGACAGGCTGTGTGGGGAGTGAGTCTGATGGCAATGGGGCACCCAGTGTTACTGGGTCGCGATCCACGGCGTAAGtggtttctttttttttttagtCCAGAGCCACGCTGATGTTTGCATAGAACGGCAACAACGACTCTCCCTGTTGCAGCTGATGCGGAATCGAACCCCGTTGTCCGGACAGTTGTAGCGGTCATCTGCTCCGTCCTCGGCACATTGGTACTTGTCGGCCTCCTATTCATTTGCCGTCGAGCCCGAAATCGACGACGCGCGCAAGAAACCGCAGTTGCTGCTGGcacttctgctgctgcaggCGCAGGCGGAGGTGGTTGGGGCATGTTTACGAAACGAGGAGGATCTCCCAAAGCTGTCACTCGCCATTCTCCTTCGGAAACTCAACTTGATCTCATCGCATCCCGCGACTCGCACCGCGATCAATCTCAAGATAATCTCTCACGACGAGATCAACAGCATGAGCGAGAGATTGCGCCGCTCGTCATGAACAACACGCATAACCATTCCGTGCCACCTATGGCGGATTCGCCGGTGGACAATATGGATCCGTTCAGAGATAGGGATTCGGTCAAGCTAGGGTACATTTACCCGTATTCATCTGGAAGCCAAACGAGGTCTACGGGGAGATCGGATACAGGTTTTACGTCTTTAGGTGCTGGTACCTCTTTTAATGGTTTCCAATCGTCAGTCACCACAACAACCGACAGGCGTGGAGGTGTGAGGGGAGATTCTACGGCTTCAATGGAGTTGGGCAGGGAACCATCACTCGATGCGCTTCTAACACACTCGAATGGAGAATACCATGACATGCCTTTTTTCCCTGCTGGTGCTAGCGTGTCCGCACACGATTATACTCCGAACCCAACCTACACAACAACGACATCCAACATGTCTTATTACGCGCCTCGATCAAGAGCGGCTGGCCCTCTTGTATTGCATGACCCAACATCGAGGAGTGTGGATTTGTCTACGGAAGGTGGCGGCAgtgatgttgaagaaggggcaAGGGAGTTTGGACAAGGCGAGAGAGGGAGGGCATCGGAAGGCGTTGCAGATCTGAAGCGCGAGACGCTTGCCATatcttcaccatcaccatcttcgCCTAACACCAGCCTTACGTCTCCGTCCTCAACCATGATGACGAGGTCGTTGCCACCTGGCGCAGCATCAGGACcggggaggagaagacgaaCACAGCCGAGAGAGCAGGAAATGGAGTATATGGTACATCGAGATGCGGGCCGAGTGCCGGTGGCGCCTAGGACTAGTGCTGGGGTTTTGGAATTACCACCGCGATATGAAGAGGTAAACTGgtcagaagaggaaagaagggaaagggaggaaagagagagggagggggagcaggaggaggggagcggtagagaagagagatgaggaggacTTGAAGGATATTCTCTTTTCTGTTTGTGTTTCTGAACAAAAGTAAAAGTTGTTTGCCTGCTTGCTTTCATACTCGATTTGGTAGACGTTCCGTAGTTCGTTAACTTTTTGGTTTATTATGGTTGTTGTACTCTCATACGCATTTATAGATACATGTATCATGCcacatccttccttttGAACGAGTGCTTCCAGTCTCTGAATTGAAATAAAGTGCATCGCCCAGCGACTACTAACCATAAATATGTAATACAAATAATAGTACGAAGGAAAATCTATGAAACGAGCGATGTTGGAACAAAGTTGCAGAAAACAAAAGTTGGAGTAAAAAATACAATATAAATAAAGCCATCAAAACACGAAACAGCCCCCACGTCCATCCAGCAAAATCGGAATCGCGTTTACCTATGCTCGGGTGTACCACCCTCTTggttctttcttttttctttatgCATTCGTAGACACCTTACAACGCCCTGTACCCTCCGCTCGgacctctctcctccctaaGCCTCCTCGCACGACGGTCCTcctactcttcctctctccttcttccctccctctctctcctctcggCGCCCCAAAACtacttccctttcttcctctcgccctccaccttctcttcctcctacccCCGTTCCTCTGTATCCTTACACGGTGGTCTTGAAGAGATCAAGGTAGCCGGCAGCCCCACAAGTCTCCCTCCTGTTGCCAGAGCATGCCATGCTGCAAGAAGACGCTGGAGCTCGGGTGCCGCTCGACAGAGAGTTGCCGCCTAGCGACTTATCAGAATCCGGTCATTCGGTTAGAGACAGAACTTACAGAAACACTGTGTCCTGTACTCAACAGCAGCCAAAGTGAAGCCATTGTTACCACAAGTGGCTCGGCAAACCTTGGAGGTCATGCCGCTGGCAGAGTAGAAATAACCTCGAAGAGTACGGCTCTTGGGATTATCAGTATAGCATCCGAGCCAGCCATCGGGTTTGCTGACTGTGGAGATGGTGTGTGCGAGGCTATACCCTTCAAGGTACCCGCCAGCGCCGCAAGTCTGGCTAGAGCTACCAGAGCAAGGCGCCGTACAGTAGAGACTGCTGACCATTTGCTGGCTAGCAGGATAATTCTTGCCACAGCGACATTCGTTTGCATTCCACAATCTTTATTCAATGGTTAATTTCAAGGAATCTGATCGGACGGGAGTCGACTCACCCAGCGTATGTGTAACCAAATTCGAGACAAGCTTGCTTGCATGTTTCGGGGTTCATGGAGTTTGATCTGTAAGTGTAGACATTGCCAATGAACGCGGCGCTAGACCCCTGGTCCTTGAAGCACCCAATGTAACCAGAAGGCTTCTTGGAAGCGACAGTCTCAGAAGTTACTGTGGCGGCAGCAACAGTGTAAAGATCCATCGCTGCTGAACCGCCGCAGGTAATGCTCGAGCTACCCGCACACTGATTTTGACACTGGCTGGCAGGAAGACTGACGAGATTGGAGTTGGGCTTGCCGCAGTAGCACTGATTGCCTCTAAAAATACTGCGGAAGCTGTCAGCCTAGGATGATTATACGCAGGAAAAAAATCACGCACCCGGCATAAGAATATCCAAGCTCGGAGCATCCGTTGATGCACTGCGATTGAGTCATGGTGGTCGACATCCAGCTATTTTTCGTCATGCCAAGGCGGCTGCCAGTGTCCTCATAACAGCCCTGATAACCAGCAAGATGGATAGCAGTAGAGGGGCTAACCTTGACAGAGGTAATGTCATAAACTGAAGACTTGTAATAGTCACCACAGACTTCGCTAGGCTTCCCATTACACGAAACAGTGCACTGAGAGGTGGGTACGATGGCGCCAGAACCATAGTTCCAGTCGTTACCGCAATAACACCACCTCTGACTAGTGGTGAGCGCCCAGTTAGTTCCTTTCTGAGCACAGGCACTGATGCAAATTTCAGTAGACATGGAGTTGGACTGGAAACGGTAAGTAGAAGCGCCTAAAAGACCAGTGGAAGGGTTGGAAGGGTTCCTATAACAGCCAACATACTTGGAACCGTCCGCACGAACATTGGTAGAATCGGAGTTGGTGGTTCCGGGAGGGGCGTAGAAAACGTTATAAATGTAGGAGCCACCGCACAATTGAGACGAATCACCAGGACAAGCAGTGAGGCACATGCCAGTCTCGACTGTGGCCGTATCGCTGATAGCCGTACCACAAACACAATGCCACAGGGTACCTTGTTGACCTGTTGCAGCATACTGATACCCTGCAATAAGGCAGTGGGACTGACATGAACTAACAGTGAGAGAATGGTCTATGTAAGACACACCGCCAGAAACTGAGGTGATGTCATGTAAGCAGGCAATATTCTTCCAGCCAGGCGTTGTGGGGAGGACAAAATCGCGCCGCTCATCGTCCTCAGCAATGTATCGACCGTCGTTGCCCTTGAATTTGGAGATATCGAGGCTGGGGACTGGAGGATTACAAGTCGGCTTAGGTCCGCTGGGGCCCCAAAGAGGATTGCAGCCGGGGAGAACGGGAACAGCGACATTATCGACGTTACCGTATGGTTCAACGAGGGTACCGAGCTCAGCGGTACAAGCTGCAGCGGCCGCCTCGTCAAAATAGTTGTTGAGAGTGCGACATTCCTGCATTGGGCTACTTGGATATAAGTAATTGGAGATTGATTACAATGAAAACAACTTACATTGTCTTCTTGATTCCGACACATGAGGGATCGTTCATTGCCCTTCTCAAAACTTCCAAATCCCAACCGTTCACAAAATCCCCATGGACACCATAGCCAGTCTTTAGACGGATAGGAAAAGTCAGCTATAGCACTCAGTGTAGCCTAGATATGCGAGAAGCTACTTACGGTGTCACCGTTTGCCCAAGCCAATCGTCCTTTCAAAGGTAGGCCAGGTCCAACATTGGACACATGCCAAGTATACTCCAACTGGATATGCGGAAGCCTAACAGGATGGGTCCAAGGGCATCGACCTGATCTGACATTTTGACTGGGATACGCCATGTGGGATCCATCCGACTTGTATAGGTTCTTGCCATCCCAACAAGGCGGGAAGAACAACTCAGTTCTCATACCGTAGGGACAGTCGCGGTCGAAATTGAAGTTGTCCGCAGTGATGCTGTCGCTGAAATCGGCATTCACGTGGCATGTGAACGAAGCGACGTTGGTAACGGCTTTGTTGTCTGGGTTACCGGCGACCATACGAAGGCCTTTGGGGAATGGGATAACTGCCTCATTTTTGGTACTTCTAGAGAGGAAATAATAGAACCGGATCTTGGCAGACACAGGTGTATACATGGTGTTGCCATTAGTACTCTTGCTGATGACATAAAGGTCTGACATACGTCAGCATTGAGGCTCATGGATGAGACATGCAATATGACTTACTCGGCATCCAATAATTGGATTTGTCCGCTTGGACCCTCAGCGAAGAGCATTTTGCAGACTTGTAATCATCGAAGTTATAGTAGGCCGCCATCCGAGAACCACCGATAATCTTGTGCATGTGGGCAGACTGTCCGTTAGGAGAGACAACAGGATCGAGCTGCTCGTTCGCGAGGGTATTAACGTAGTCGAGATGCCAGCCATCATCTTGGGCCATGGTAAACGCAGACGTTACCAGGGCGGCGACGAAGTagaagaggttgttgaCGAGCATATCGTCTATCACATACTGCACATAATAGTTGGTTGGTATGAAGCTTCGGCAAAAGGGCAAGGTAAAAACCTACTAGTAAAGCAATGAATGTAGGACGACAAGCGTTGCCAGGTCTGTTttgccaaaaaaaagaaagcaaaagaaaagtaaaatgagaaggtgatggagTGAGACGACATGCTAAAACCCACTAATCGTTTATATGTCGTCCAAGAGCCCATTGTTGCGAATAGATTGGAGcagacggagaagaagaggcgggTCAGAGATCAGTGAAGATCGTCTAGAACAGGAGCTGATCCGGATGTAGTCAATTTTCTCCTTATCTCTCTTGGCATTAACGCCTCATTGTGCCGTAGTCTACCATTGCTGTTTATTTGTTGACATAGATGATGGTTCCAGTTCCATGTTGAATACGTAGTTAGAACGACACACGGCAGAGGTCATGGAAAAAGCCCAGACatcggaggaagatgattggGCGTCCAAGGGATACCAGAAAAAGTAAATGCTAGCATGGCAAGTTGTTGACAATACGAAGAGGAATGacggatgatgaatgatggaAGGATCagggatgaggagggagtGGAGAGACGGAACTGTTAAGATGAAAATGTCAACAAACGCGTCAAATAAACGAACAACTAAAGTAAACTGTATTGAAAAGTAAGGTTTAGTCTTCCGCCGGTCTCGTCGGTCATTCGGCACGCTGCTTGCAAGGAATGCTGTCCCAATCCTCAGGAACGGTGGCTTGTTGTTGggatggaagtggaaggaaACTGGGGAGAGGCATGCGGAAAGCTGCCGAGTATAACCGGCCTTTGTGGTAGTAAAGCTTGAAGCTTAAATTCAATTTCTCCATCCGCGATACCCACGCAGGAGGCCCCCATAGACAATCAGAAATCTGgaataaagaaaaaggaagaagaaaagactCCCATTCTACATTATTGCTCTTTTGCTTGTGTGGACATTCAGAAAATCGAACTaggacaagaagaatgcCAATAGGATACTTGGAGCGAGTACCAACAAGAAggagcaagaaggaagaagacgacgaaaTAACCATTATAATAGTAGTAGCAGCAAGAGTGtatcatcattcattcagcagcaacaactgTCCCATCATTGCACCGACTCCTTCTCAAATGTTATGGAATATTATCGGGCAGCAGagggcagagaagaagaaggtgctCAAAGTGGATGGTGTCATCCAAAATATCTGAGGATGCTCGTTATTTCGTCGATTAGTTTTTCATTTACGTGAGGGAGATGCAGAAGAATAGCGGGTGGGGTCATCATGATGTGCCTTCtctattcttcttcttcgttcccCCAGCTGATGATGGATAATGATGAATGTCAGTAGTgcggtgatgatgaatgattgTTGCTTGCTCCTTTTTGTTGttcgttgatgatgatgataattAAATAATAATGATGAATGACGCTGCAGGTTCTGAGTGCtgctgacgatgatgatgatggtggtggttgCTTGGGCACGACGACAACGACGTGCGACGATGACATGAAATGTGGTATAGTCTGTGACTGATGATCgttatttattattattaatagacttttattattattacaGTACTCGTACACCACACGATTTCTATCTGTTGTTTTTTGGTGGAGACGGCGGGGCCAACCGCCGCCCGTACTATTATGCTGTAGTACTCGAGTAGTGCCGAATCTAAAATTTCTGCGAAAGATAacatttccatctcctttaAAACACCATAAAAATGTCTTCCGAGGCTCCCATCGGTGAGTAGACGGCAGTGCACGAATGCAGCAGCGTTGACACCGCCCCAGCCCTTCTCTCCGTCTACGACAAGACTGGCCTCCTTCCCTTCGCCAAAAGCCTGAAAGAGCTCGGCTTCAGGCTCTTGGGCAGCGGTGGTACCGCCAAGATGATTCGAGAGGCCGGTATGGAGATCGAGTAAGTGTCCATGCCGCATGTCGTATTCAATCTCATGATCATTCAGGGATGTTTCCAACATCACCAAGGCCCCTGAGATGTTGGGTGGTCGAGTCAAGACCCTCCACCCCGCTGTTCACGGTGGTGAGTGCAATTCGAATGCGTTGGAAGACGACTGTTGCTGAAACAGTACAGGTATCCTTTCTCGAGATATTCCTTCTGACCTTGCCGACCTCGCTACCAACAAGATCTCTCCCATCACCCTCGTTGTCTGCAACCTCTACCCTTTCGTCCTTCAAACCTCCAAGCCTGATTGCACTCTTGCCGGTGCCATTGAGGAGATTGACATTGGCGGTGTCACCCTCCTTCGTGCTGCTGCCAAGAACCACGGCCGTGTCTccatcatttcttccccttccgaCTACGAGACCATTGTCGCCGAGCTCAAGGCCAAGGGCGAGGTCTCTGCCGAGACCAAGAGAGGACTTGCCATCAAGGCATTCGAGGACACCAAGAGCTACGACGAAGCTATCAGCGACTACTTCAGGAAGGTCTATGCTACTCCCGGCGTTGAGGACGAAATGAAGGCTGGCGCCGGTGTTGGATACCAGAGGCTGGGTTTGAGGTACGGCGCCAACCCTCACCAGAAGCCTGCCCAGGCTTTCGTTGAGCAGGGCGAAATGCCCATTAAGGTTCTCTCCGGCTCCCCCGGCTACATCAACCTCCTTGACGCCCTCAATTCTTGGGCGCTCGTCAAGGAGCTCGCCGCCGGTCTCAACCttcctgctgctgcttcctTCAAGCACGTCTCTCCTGCCGGTGCCGCCGTCGGTCTTCCCCTCGACGAGCGTGCCGCCAAGGTCTTTGGTGTTGAAGACTTGAAGGAGCTGTCTCCTCTTGCATGTGCCTACGCTAGGGCTCGAGGTGCCGACAGGATGTCTTCTTTTGGTGATTTCATCGCTCTCTCCCACTCTGTCGACACTCCTACCGCCAAAATCATCTCTCGAGAAGTCTCAGACGGTGTCATCGCACCCGGCTACGAGCCTGAAGCTCTTGAGATCctcagcaagaagaagggtggcAAGTACTGCGTCCTCCAGATGGACCCCAACTACGTTCCCCCCGAGATCGAAACCCGACAGGTCTATGGCATTTCCCTCCAACAGAAGCGAAATGACTGCAAGATTGACGAGTCTCTCTTTAGAAATGTTGTCACCGCCAATAAGGATCTTCCCAAGTCTGCCATCACCGATCTCGTCGTCGCTACACTTGCCCTCAAATACACCCAGTCGAACTCTGTCTGTTACGCCCTTAACGGTACCGTCATCGGTCTCGGCGCCGGCCAGCAGTCTCGTATCCACTGTACTCGTCTCGCTGGTGACAAGGCTGACAACTGGTGGCTTCGACACCACCCCCGTGTCCTCGAGTTGCCCTTCAAGAAAGGTACCAAGCGAGCCGACAAGGCCAATGCCATCGACTTGTTCGTCACCGGCCAGGCGTTTGAAGCTGAGGGTGGTGAGCGTGCTCAATGGGAGAGCCTATTCGAGACTGTGCCTGAGCCTTTGaccaaggaggaaagggaaaagcaCATGAAGGAGCTGACTGGTGTCGCTTGCGCCTCTGACGCCTTTTTCCCGTTCCCCGACAATGTTCACCGAGCGAAGAGGAGCGGTGCTACCTACCTCGCAGCCCCAAGCGGAAGTATCATGGACAAGGAGTGTATTAAAGCTGCGGATGAGAATAACTTGGTGTTCTGCCACACCGACTTGAGATTGGTAAGTAATTTGTTATTCAGTGTCGTCTTGTTTAATTTGCTAACAAACATCTCCAGTTCCACCATTAAATTATTATAAAAGAGTACATTCAACATGATTCTGGTTTTGAAGGCATTCAACATGTATATATGAGGTTGTGATTGTGGAAATGAATTTTATCGTGTTTGAACTATACACACTGATGGAGGTGTGCCGCTCTTAGAGGACGTGCCATCACATGCTATTGGACATTTCTTCAACCTTTGAGCCATTTAAAAAGTATACATTTGTCCAAGAAGAACTAAGAATGAATAAAAACCGACAGCCCAAGAACAACTGACAGTCTTCGTCGCCAGATGACTGACGAGACAAATTGTCTTCCCAGTTTTTTTTATATGGAAAGATGGCCGGGAAAGTCCTCTTCTGTGCTCTACCACGATGTATTCTATCCGCACAAAAAATTACAATTCACAGTTCAATATCTTCTAGATACTGCAGCGATAGTAATAAGTCAGTTTACATCATTGCTACAGAAGGAAAAAACAATAGACTCACCTCATAACAGAGATCAACCTAAACTCCTTCCCACCCGAAGGATCCGCCGTTTCCTTCAACAACTCACAAGTGAGCTTATGCTCCCCTGGAGTCAAATTATTCCCAACAGTCGCAGCTCTGGTTGAATGACCATTGTCAGTTCCAAGAAATCTCTAACCGCGGAATCGCCAGAAAGGAAAATAGTATGATACAACTCACCGTCCAATGTTGTAAGGCTCCTTCCAATACCCATCCAACCTCATCGCTTtatcaacatcttcatctaTCCAGCACTTCACACTTCCCAGATTATATTGGTACGACCTCAGATAATGGATTTCGATATTACCGACGGTGGTGGTGAGCTTGAAGGTGATTCGGGAGCCGGGGGTGTCGGAAATTAGGTAatgtttctctttccaatTCCAATTTCGCCTGGCGGAATGGTATTTGGACGTCAGAATATGGGCTTtaaaaagaggaagaatagGACTGACCAGCCTTCGTTGGTAACAGGGACGAGAGGATTCTTCTTGCCGTTGGCCAGGAAACATTGAGGCTTAATGGTAGGGATAACAAGGTCTTTGTCGTACTTCATGTTGAGTTGCATCTGAATGATTTTCATCAGTATTTACATAACCGCATTTATATACAGTGCAAAGACTCACCCGAGGGATAGGTTCAAGAGGGTACAGCTGGTCGATGGTCATAGACTTTGCCCCAGGGATGGAAGCCTCAAATTTGTCCATTTCACAGAGTTGGGTCTCTATGTAAGCAGCACCAAGTCGACCCATGAGATTGTGAcccttcttgcccatcTGCAAGGCATCATATCTATCATCAGCTCCTATAATACCTGATATGAAGATGTTATCCGGGAGCATCTGACGTACATGACGGGTATCGgtttctccatttccatgGATATAAAAGTACTCGGGGATGAGGGACTCGTtttgaaggatgaaatTGTACGCAGCATTTcggagagagagaacagGAGTGTCGTAGAATTGAGCGATTCCGTGGTGCTGTTCACCATGATTTCAGTCTGCAAACATATAGGCCAGGTGTTAGGGACCTACCATGTCTCCACCGTTGGTCACTGTGTTAAATTTCAACGCAAAAATTCTGTTATAAGACATCAACACCTAAACTTGTCCCAAAGTTTGAAAGACCAACTGGAAGTTCATGACCGCAGGACCATTGGGCAGATCGAGCAGACTTCTGACCAGAAGCTCATAAGAATTGATGTTTCGAGTAAGCCTGTTCTTATATCAGTATCCTCTCTCGACACATAATGCACTGTGCTCACACTTCATCGTTGATAGCAAGTTCAATGAAGACAAGGTCCATATCGTCCGGCAAGTGTTCACCATAACATAATGAGAAATAGTCGGTACCTATTCCGTTTTCTTAGAATACTGAATAGCAACAGGTccgaaaaagaagacggTACTAACCGACACCACCAACAGCACCATTGATGTATGAGTTCATATTTTCTTCCCTGCCGTTCTCGCCGACTTTGACGCCGTTGGGAGCAGGAAACAAATTGTTGAGACGATCGAAGACGATACGGTTGAGGTTTGTGGGGGTGTCAGGAAAATATCCTACGTCCTTGTCGAGACCGAAGCCCTTGGAGACTGCAAGGTACGGTAATGTATGAGCAAACAGTTGAAGAtgggagggaaagaggaaaggaacATGGGACATACCGGAACCTCCAACAACACCCACTGTGAACCTTTCTCCTCGTCTGAGTTTGGCCAATACTCGTCTTAAACGAGCGTTAGTCCCTACATAAGCAAGTGCTCGCTGGACATTGTCCTCTCTGAGTCTTTATGTAAGCTACTTAACACCCAACCAGCCAGGAGGATGGCCTACCCAAGATCTTCGCACAGTTCGGGGTCGAACTGGCACATTCCACAGTTACTGTCTTGCTTGACTGCGAAGGCATCCAGAAGCTTGTATGCTTTCTTGCtggggaaaaagaaagctGCGAAAAAGACAATGTTGAGGGCCAAGGAGATGTTCAGAAAGAGCTTGACGCTGCCCCGTGATGCCAGCAACATGGTGCCACAGAAGAATTTTAATAGCTATGGTGCCAAAAAGATCGTAGTAGTTATATTACCAGAAAGATCGTAGTAGTTATGGTGCCAAAGAGATCGTAGTGGTTACGGTGCCAAAAAGATCTTGTTCGCTATGGTGCCAAAACGATCTTATTAGCGATTGACGACACTGGCTTTTCAAAGCGctggggagaagggggtGTCGATCTTTCCCAGGGCTAGCGGTTTATTCGTGATGGCGCAGACTGTGATGTTTACCAGAGGAAGTTTTCGATCTGGTTCTGAGGGCTGGTTTCTCGCAGAGGCGAATACCAAGGAACCGAAACAAGGCAGCAGGCCGCTGCGGCGGACTACCCCGCCCCCTCCCGGCCGCTTATCGTTGTGACCTCAATTATAAATAATGCAGTCTAGAAGCTCAGGGAAAACCCAAGCAGTAAAAAGAACACTCATCAAATTAGAGACTTTATAATATAACAGGCCCATCTGGTAGGACAGATATGGGTTGTAAGTATTCATTGATACTTGAGTCTCAAGCGAGTATTCTACATGTTCTTTTCTCgattccttcttttcctcttaGTCAATCATATAAGTTTCCGAAGTTAGTCTCTTGTTAGTCTCCTGCTGCTACCACCATAGTGAGTAGGAGggatgatcttcttctctcccagcCACTGGCGGCAACAGCCGAAGTGctttttgctcttctttctgaATGACGTGACATTCTCCAATCAGAACATAATTAATAAAAGCGTGatggatggtggtggttaTTATGGA harbors:
- a CDS encoding hypothetical protein (HMMPfam hit to WSC, WSC domain, score: 221.9, E(): 1.2e-63), encoding MLVNNLFYFVAALVTSAFTMAQDDGWHLDYVNTLANEQLDPVVSPNGQSAHMHKIIGGSRMAAYYNFDDYKSAKCSSLRVQADKSNYWMPNLYVISKSTNGNTMYTPVSAKIRFYYFLSRSTKNEAVIPFPKGLRMVAGNPDNKAVTNVASFTCHVNADFSDSITADNFNFDRDCPYGMRTELFFPPCWDGKNLYKSDGSHMAYPSQNVRSGRCPWTHPVRLPHIQLEYTWHVSNVGPGLPLKGRLAWANGDTTGYGVHGDFVNGWDLEVLRRAMNDPSCVGIKKTIPMQECRTLNNYFDEAAAAACTAELGTLVEPYGNVDNVAVPVLPGCNPLWGPSGPKPTCNPPVPSLDISKFKGNDGRYIAEDDERRDFVLPTTPGWKNIACLHDITSVSGGVSYIDHSLTVSSCQSHCLIAGYQYAATGQQGTLWHCVCGTAISDTATVETGMCLTACPGDSSQLCGGSYIYNVFYAPPGTTNSDSTNVRADGSKYVGCYRNPSNPSTGLLGASTYRFQSNSMSTEICISACAQKGTNWALTTSQRWCYCGNDWNYGSGAIVPTSQCTVSCNGKPSEVCGDYYKSSVYDITSVKVSPSTAIHLAGYQGCYEDTGSRLGMTKNSWMSTTMTQSQCINGCSELGYSYAGIFRGNQCYCGKPNSNLVSLPASQCQNQCAGSSSITCGGSAAMDLYTVAAATVTSETVASKKPSGYIGCFKDQGSSAAFIGNVYTYRSNSMNPETCKQACLEFGYTYAGLWNANECRCGKNYPASQQMVSSLYCTAPCSGSSSQTCGAGGYLEGYSLAHTISTVSKPDGWLGCYTDNPKSRTLRGYFYSASGMTSKVCRATCGNNGFTLAAVEYRTQCFCGNSLSSGTRAPASSCSMACSGNRRETCGAAGYLDLFKTTV
- a CDS encoding hypothetical protein (HMMPfam hit to AICARFT_IMPCHas, AICARFT/IMPCHase bienzyme, score: 606.1, E(): 2.5e-179; HMMPfam hit to MGS, MGS-like domain, score: 177.8, E(): 2.2e-50); translated protein: MSSEAPIALLSVYDKTGLLPFAKSLKELGFRLLGSGGTAKMIREAGMEIEDVSNITKAPEMLGGRVKTLHPAVHGGILSRDIPSDLADLATNKISPITLVVCNLYPFVLQTSKPDCTLAGAIEEIDIGGVTLLRAAAKNHGRVSIISSPSDYETIVAELKAKGEVSAETKRGLAIKAFEDTKSYDEAISDYFRKVYATPGVEDEMKAGAGVGYQRLGLRYGANPHQKPAQAFVEQGEMPIKVLSGSPGYINLLDALNSWALVKELAAGLNLPAAASFKHVSPAGAAVGLPLDERAAKVFGVEDLKELSPLACAYARARGADRMSSFGDFIALSHSVDTPTAKIISREVSDGVIAPGYEPEALEILSKKKGGKYCVLQMDPNYVPPEIETRQVYGISLQQKRNDCKIDESLFRNVVTANKDLPKSAITDLVVATLALKYTQSNSVCYALNGTVIGLGAGQQSRIHCTRLAGDKADNWWLRHHPRVLELPFKKGTKRADKANAIDLFVTGQAFEAEGGERAQWESLFETVPEPLTKEEREKHMKELTGVACASDAFFPFPDNVHRAKRSGATYLAAPSGSIMDKECIKAADENNLVFCHTDLRLFHH